The following are encoded together in the Littorina saxatilis isolate snail1 unplaced genomic scaffold, US_GU_Lsax_2.0 scaffold_623, whole genome shotgun sequence genome:
- the LOC138954757 gene encoding major facilitator superfamily domain-containing protein 6-like, which translates to MVVSSNTCTRRTRQTVKPLHSKQKQSVHFTQNSIQIYNRKEKTKKKVRKTPKHLLPVRANQPWLHLFLTDVFSVKGESLVKNVLKIVIVPEVAAFLVVVLYVGMLSGALQGFLFWYLADLGASPLLFGLCLAVNCLFEIPFFFISGSFINRFGTIACLSCTLLVLSARFMAYSLLSNAWHVLFIEWVHGLTFGVTWSAVTTHASSISPPGLTATTQGLVSGLNFGIGKGLGSLLTGALFSKIGARWTFRALSITCVCLGIVHVTLHRCVFHGKALLMPDGKDKAYTTGATDKEQQAQNKSLLIPDINC; encoded by the exons atggtggtgtcttcaaacaCATGTACAAGAAGAACACGGCAGACAGTCAAGCCCTTACACAGTAAGCAAAAACAATCCGTACATTTTACACAAAATAGTATCCAAATTtataacagaaaagaaaaaacaaaaaagaaggtGAGAAAAACACCAAAACACCTACTTCCGGTTCGTGCAAATCAGCCCTGGTTACATCTGTTTCTGACTGATGTTTTCAGCGTGAAAGGCGAGAGCCTAGTGAAGAACGTGCTCAAGATCGTGATCGTTCCGGAGGTGGCGGCCTTCCTGGTCGTGGTGCTGTACGTGGGCATGCTGAGCGGGGCGCTCCAGGGCTTCCTCTTCTGGTACCTGGCCGACCTCGGGGCCTCCCCGCTCCTCTTCGGCCTCTGTCTCGCCGTCAACTGTCTGTTTGAG ATCCCCTTTTTCTTCATCTCCGGATCGTTCATCAACCGTTTCGGGACAATCGCCTGCCTGAGCTGTACCCTGCTCGTTCTTAGCGCTCGCTTCATGGCCTATTCGTTGCTTAGCAACGCCTGGCACGTGCTGTTTATTGAGTGGGTGCACGGCCTGACCTTTGGGGTCACGTGGTCTGCTGTGACCACACACGCCAGTTCCATCTCCCCGCCAGGTCTGACCGCAACCACGCAGGGACTGGTCAGCGGTCTCAACTTCGGCATTG GTAAAGGACTGGGCAGCCTGTTGACCGGAGCTCTCTTCAGTAAGATCGGAGCCAGGTGGACATTCCGAGCACTGTCCATCACCTGTGTCTGTCTGGGCATCGTCCACGTCACGCTGCACAGGTGTGTGTTTCACGGCAAGGCCTTGCTCATGCCAGACGGAAAGGACAAGGCATACACAACAG GTGCGACGGACAAAGAACAGCAAGCCCAGAACAAGTCTCTCCTGATTCCTGACATAAACTGCTGA